In the genome of Neodiprion fabricii isolate iyNeoFabr1 chromosome 4, iyNeoFabr1.1, whole genome shotgun sequence, the window TAATCCTGGGTATCCTATAATTAAGCTAACGATTATGGTTCGCATTTTCATAATCCTACCTCCATGCATTGCTAATTGAAGTCGTTCTACCAGCTCGGTTTTATTTCCAGTTGTGGGCAGTCCTCGTTGCTTCAACTCCAACTTTAAATCTGCTACCTGTAATGAATGTCATCAATTGATGCATCAAAATTATTCTCTGCTATAATTAAGTACCTCTCAACTATCGAGAGGTTGGAAAAttgtattcaaatttcgaagaaTCTATAATCAACGTTATAAATAAAACCTGACACAGTTCAATCCATAAAGGATAACAGTACCCTTTTTTACAGTAAAAGATCTTTGAGACTTGAATTActagaatttttcaagtttgatTAGTGCACCTTCGAAGCAAAACGTGTGCAGCAATTTGACAACTTTCGGGATGATGATGGTTTCATATATGAAAGTTAAAACATATTACTATTCGAATGACAGAACTCAAAGTAAACTTTCTCCAAAATATAATCATTCAGGGTGCAATAAGATGGTTGGATTCGTTGAGGTTAAcgtaaatattaaatacacAATCGCCGCATGAAACAGTGCTAATGTATGCGCATACCTTCATCTTGGATAACTCGGTTAATCCTTTCTCGTAAGAAGAATCAGCCATaatgaattgtttttaattacTAATTTTCACAAGCGGCAAAACTTTTCGTATTTTATCTCATTTATCACAGAGTTTTGGTACAGGTAAACGCAACAGAGCAAGCCAACCGAAATTCGTAACCACAGTTCGTAACTGTGAAATGTGAGAGGATACGAAAGACCGGAGGAACAATGGCGAAATACAGTCACGCTGATCCCGCCAGTCTCGACCAGTGGCATTTAGCCACACTGATTCAGCCCTGTTTTATCGGTGGCGCGCTTTCCGCATTGACTGAATTTCCGTATGGCAATGCCGTACTCCATACTGACCAACGGCAATTAGCCtcgtttcagtttttcaaGTGAAATCTATTTTCCTTGTTGTACCGGGTCTGTTACGAAGATTCTAATTGCCAAACATCAATGTTTTTCGGAAGCTCAAAACAAAAACACTGTAACATTTAGAAACGTCGGGCTTTTCTCTGGCGCATCTGGtggttgattgaaaaataaatttaggCCATCTCTCAGCAATGTAAATAAGATAATTTGAGATTTGAAATCTGCGATAGATATTTCATCATTGGTAAATGCAAAAGTTATTCGAAAAGCAATATCTTGAACggaaatcgaattgaaaaacCTAAAGAGTGAATCAGTTCTAATGATTATGTATTTTCAACTAAGGTTGTACGTATTACATTGATCGTGCCTGCGAATTCACTCGCTATATTCACAAAACAGCACTGATTTACTGCGACATGAAAGTCACGTAAGGCACTGATGAACAGAGTAAATCATTTGGTCTATAATTTGGAGTGAGATGACagtcaatgaaaattattacacctACAACTATTTGTGGCGATAAAAGTTCCAACCGCAAGTGTCGTGCcgatttacttatttattaacTCTTCAATCTCTTGCCGTTATAATACAACGCTAGGTGCAGATCCGTCCACACGGTGAACGTCaattttctgatattttttgataaactaAGTTCTACATAACATTAATATGATGTTTATACAAGCCGCCAAAAGTTCGCTCGAGAATTACGACAAAGCGTTTCATCGGCACGCTTTTCACGTAACCTTAGCTGAACCCATGTCACACGACATCCACACTGGTCGGCGGCGTCGCATTGGGAATTGGCGGGCTAAGACGAGACACAGTCTCAAAGGACAACAGTTTATGTACGTGACGCGACAAacgaaataaacgaaaatgcTACTCCAATTCACAACCACAATCACAGATCAAGCGGAACGTATTTTGAGACCGTTCCTCGGCATCGATATCGAATTGAAATTCGCATTTCATTATAATATAGCTGTCTTGTAAACGTAATATTTCCGCATGAATTTTAGTAATTGAgtcttatatgtatatagtaaTGAGTTTAATAATTACTCATTAAAGTACGGCATatttgattaataaaaaacATCGCGCTAAAGACTGATGATCTGGAATGTGCTGCACTCTATGCGAAGCTATCAGTGAACATCCTTCTCAGCAGTCGTAGATTTACCTTGCTGTAAAATTTCTATTGAAAGGCATATCCGgagtatttttttcgtccGAGCTTCCAAGAGCTTGATTAATGCATCGAATAGGTTGTCCATTCGTTACGATTATTCGTAAACGTGGAGAGCGGGAAGAATCTCGTCGGATGAATTCAAATAAACGGGGCCAGCCGTGATTGACGGGTACGGAAATCACGTGGTTGCAATGGCGGGAAATCGTTGGAGTATTTCGAGCCGCGCACGCTTGGTGTCTCTACTGTGAGAACGCCGTCGGCAGAGTTTTGTCAGTAAACATCTCGAGCCAGGGTTAAAATTGAGGGTGATATCGTGAGAGTTTGTCAATTTTGTAGAGTGAAAAGATCATCGGAGTCTACGTAAGATTGTTTAATGAGTGTGGTTGGGCGCGTGGTACGCTCACTGCGGCCACAAATGATCAGGAAAGTTCTTAACGAGGTTGTCACGGAGGGAAAATGTCAAACACCTCGCCAGTAATAAATGGTGAAAACACTGGGAGCGTGGATTTTCGGGAACTGCTTACGGCACCTGGAACTACGGCTAGTGGAGTTAACGCGGCCGCGGCTCGTGCGGCATACAACATGGTTGCAGCAATGAGCGAACATTTATCAACTAACGTGAGGCAAAACGAGTTCCAAACCGCTGCCGAGGATAGCAAGGCGGGCATATTAAGCTTCCCCTGCGACTTCGACCACATGTACGCGAGTATGACAGACGGCGGTGCCCCGGCGACATCGGCACTCGGTGTCAGCCCCCTCCGCGGCAACGAGGCTCGTCACCATGACCTCACCGAGGTCAAGCACCTCAAAGAACTACTACTTTTACATCTGGACCTGATACAACAACAATCCGAGCAAATCGTTACCAAGGATAAACTATTAGCGGCTCTCAGGCAGGAGAATGAAACGGTATACAAGCAGACGTTCACTAGTACTAATTGAAGTGTCAGTATTTATTTACAGAGATATAACCGTATCGCTATTTCCCTACAAGTGACGCTCCATGTCGCTAAACATGCCTTGGACAACAAAGTTGTCACGCACATGCTGAAATGTCATTCAATAATCTCGCTTCACCGTCAAGGTCATGCTTCATGTACCTGCCGTTGGGTGGCGTTGTAACCGCTACGTACATTTGTACACATTACAATATTCACGTCTCTGACGCGTTTCCGATGACATTGCTCTGTCGGTAATGTCCTCTCGCTCGGTACCGATAGCGTTTCACGCGGAATATTTGATTAcctaaatttgaacaactttGTTGAATCTactgaaaattcaacttttgtAGGCTTGAAAGTCCTCATTCCTGCTCAAAACTAATATTTCCTACCACGTCTTGATTTTGTGTATTCCAGCTGAAGTTGCGTTTGGAACGGATGGATAGACGAGTCAATCTACAAAAACTACGATCAGATGTAACTGAAAATTCTGTATTACCTGATCACGCCGGGGCTTGTTCTCCTACCAGTCTGAATTCACCAAATACGGCATCCACTAGTGATCATCAGAGGAATACTGAGTCCGAGAATAGCAGTCCTCCATACAACGAGAGTTTTAAAATACGTTTGAATACAAGCGGAGGTATAACTACAGTTAAACAAGAGCCGAGTGAAAATCATGTCAAGAATGAATCCAAGCATGAAACTTTTCGACAAGAATCGAGTAGCGACTCTCGACATGAT includes:
- the LOC124180863 gene encoding male-specific lethal 1 homolog; translated protein: MSNTSPVINGENTGSVDFRELLTAPGTTASGVNAAAARAAYNMVAAMSEHLSTNVRQNEFQTAAEDSKAGILSFPCDFDHMYASMTDGGAPATSALGVSPLRGNEARHHDLTEVKHLKELLLLHLDLIQQQSEQIVTKDKLLAALRQENETLKLRLERMDRRVNLQKLRSDVTENSVLPDHAGACSPTSLNSPNTASTSDHQRNTESENSSPPYNESFKIRLNTSGGITTVKQEPSENHVKNESKHETFRQESSSDSRHDWEIKKKRKSESSTTSIGKRKRGVSCSSTVSNDTTSTIPDNKSVTHENVKKTDKKGKSITKKESFLTTEEHYFTSIGEPNYTLSLSEPVPSDNSASLEVPNWRVKVYTSCYTMEGTENLDDEIFNKRHLKLENDERRRKRWDFQRIREQRHIEKLKQRQERQNHQATCYNTNHTGPCPTQPAEEAVSTLWPEPEQIQGLQVDSRLPVTAFGVPIPTFTPTEFSLPWLHTARSKNRRTKRSTGRRKSSRR